In the genome of Paenibacillus pabuli, one region contains:
- a CDS encoding spore germination protein: protein MEKDNIYEQVRANLLGVADIIYQPFQIGPFHCELIYIQSIVDTPTMREAIVKPLLEEASRNEIDHQFITRVLTGSFFTLNSHHSKSAEATVDDIVSGNAALYIEGISGMVHFALQNYQRRSVSESTNEVVVVGPQEAFIEDVHVNMSLLRHKIKHPDFKMIKFTVGKYTKTEVFVVYIQGLCKPDILENVLESLGNIDMDSSLGVSYLSEFLEDHPLSPFPQYQYTERPDTVAAALVEGRIGVMQDGTPFSLLIPVTFFSLMQSSEDYYQRFYSASFIRIIRLLFAFIAFLLPSLYVAVTTFHPEIIPTNLLITIASARENIPFPALVEALIMEVTFEGLREAGIRIPKPLGQTVSIIGGIVIGQAAVQAGIVSAPLVIVVSITGIAAFIIPHFELGLAFRLLRFPVLLMGGTLGLFGVVISIYLIYWYMVSLRSFGVPYMQPFAPLVLSDIKDTIVRVPWFLMKKRPTAYEDANKKRQKT from the coding sequence ATGGAAAAAGACAATATCTATGAACAAGTTAGGGCCAATCTGTTGGGTGTTGCCGACATAATCTATCAGCCTTTTCAAATCGGACCTTTCCATTGTGAACTCATCTATATTCAATCCATTGTGGATACCCCTACCATGCGGGAAGCCATCGTCAAACCACTGCTTGAAGAAGCCTCACGAAATGAAATAGATCATCAATTTATTACCCGTGTCTTGACCGGATCATTTTTCACCCTTAACAGCCACCACTCGAAATCAGCAGAAGCGACAGTGGATGATATCGTTTCAGGTAATGCGGCATTATATATCGAAGGTATTTCAGGCATGGTGCATTTCGCTCTCCAAAATTATCAAAGGCGTTCAGTATCGGAATCAACCAACGAAGTTGTTGTTGTTGGCCCTCAGGAAGCCTTCATCGAAGATGTTCATGTAAATATGTCACTGCTTCGGCACAAGATTAAGCATCCTGATTTTAAAATGATCAAGTTCACCGTTGGAAAATATACCAAAACCGAGGTGTTCGTTGTCTATATCCAAGGGTTATGCAAGCCAGACATTTTGGAAAATGTGTTGGAAAGTCTTGGTAATATCGATATGGACAGCAGTTTGGGCGTAAGTTATCTATCTGAATTTCTGGAGGACCATCCTCTCTCTCCTTTTCCACAATATCAATATACCGAACGACCCGATACGGTGGCTGCTGCACTGGTTGAAGGGCGGATTGGGGTCATGCAGGACGGAACACCGTTTTCACTGCTCATTCCCGTAACCTTTTTCTCTTTAATGCAGTCTTCGGAAGACTATTATCAACGATTTTATTCTGCCTCCTTTATCAGGATTATTCGTCTGCTGTTTGCCTTTATAGCCTTTCTGCTGCCATCCTTGTATGTCGCCGTTACTACATTTCACCCGGAAATTATACCGACCAACCTGCTGATAACGATTGCTTCTGCAAGGGAAAACATTCCCTTCCCGGCCTTAGTTGAAGCGCTCATTATGGAAGTGACCTTTGAAGGTTTGCGCGAAGCGGGAATTCGTATTCCGAAACCGCTGGGCCAGACGGTGTCCATTATCGGTGGGATTGTTATTGGTCAGGCGGCCGTACAGGCTGGAATCGTGTCAGCTCCACTGGTTATCGTCGTATCCATTACGGGGATTGCGGCTTTTATCATTCCACACTTCGAACTGGGTCTGGCTTTCCGGCTGCTTCGTTTTCCGGTGCTGCTTATGGGTGGAACACTGGGACTGTTCGGCGTTGTAATCTCGATCTACCTAATCTATTGGTATATGGTCAGCCTCCGTTCATTCGGCGTGCCATACATGCAGCCCTTTGCCCCCCTCGTGTTGAGTGATATCAAGGATACCATCGTTCGTGTACCCTGGTTCCTGATGAAGAAGCGACCGACAGCCTACGAAGATGCAAATAAAAAAAGGCAAAAAACATGA
- a CDS encoding GNAT family N-acetyltransferase: MGYRIRRAELGDVNGVSQLFNEYRMFYDQRADLNGASEYIKERMERNESVILIAELEMNTDLRDKSSLNDKLVSNEFGGFVQLYPSFSSVSMKPIWVLNDLYVHADHRQRGIARKLLQAARRLGDEGGAVRIVLSTAISNKKAQALYESEGYTLDTNFMYYELQI; this comes from the coding sequence ATGGGGTATCGGATTAGACGTGCGGAGCTTGGTGATGTTAATGGGGTGTCACAGTTATTCAATGAGTACAGAATGTTTTACGATCAACGAGCAGATCTGAACGGAGCGAGTGAATATATCAAAGAAAGAATGGAACGCAATGAATCCGTTATTTTGATCGCAGAATTGGAAATGAATACGGACCTTAGAGATAAGAGCAGCTTGAATGATAAACTTGTATCAAATGAGTTTGGTGGATTTGTACAGCTGTATCCCAGCTTTAGTTCAGTGTCCATGAAGCCAATCTGGGTACTTAATGATCTGTACGTACATGCGGATCATCGCCAGCGAGGAATTGCGCGTAAGTTGCTGCAAGCTGCACGACGATTGGGTGATGAGGGTGGAGCTGTGCGAATCGTGCTCTCTACAGCGATAAGCAACAAAAAGGCGCAGGCATTATATGAATCGGAAGGCTATACGCTGGACACCAATTTCATGTATTATGAACTTCAAATATAA
- a CDS encoding TraX family protein, with amino-acid sequence MMQWIAMVTMLIDHIGAVFYPQVGELRIIGRIAFPIYAFAVYMGYKHTRNVQKYIWRLFWIAVISQLPFMAAFNHFSLNVVWTLCSALLVLLMLDKLTVRMLGIPIVVGAGLVMEITHMDYGMYGLLLVLLFRYFQGPVLVMAHLLLNVLYIYLHSSSIQMYSVVATVGIAVAQYYNAGFRLKGPRWIWRYFYPAHLAVIALIRWI; translated from the coding sequence ATGATGCAATGGATAGCCATGGTCACGATGTTGATTGATCATATAGGAGCCGTCTTTTATCCACAGGTGGGGGAACTGCGAATCATTGGTCGGATTGCTTTTCCAATCTATGCTTTTGCCGTTTATATGGGTTATAAACATACTCGTAACGTACAAAAATACATATGGCGGTTGTTCTGGATTGCAGTGATTTCTCAATTACCGTTTATGGCGGCATTTAATCATTTTTCATTGAATGTGGTATGGACATTGTGTTCTGCCTTGCTAGTATTGCTCATGCTCGATAAACTTACGGTTCGTATGCTGGGAATTCCAATTGTTGTCGGAGCAGGCTTGGTTATGGAGATAACCCATATGGATTACGGCATGTATGGCTTACTGCTTGTATTGCTGTTCCGTTACTTCCAGGGACCCGTACTGGTAATGGCTCATCTGCTCTTAAATGTGTTGTATATTTATTTGCACAGCAGCTCTATACAGATGTACAGTGTGGTTGCTACCGTAGGCATTGCAGTTGCCCAATATTATAACGCAGGGTTCCGTCTGAAAGGTCCGCGTTGGATTTGGCGTTATTTTTATCCTGCACATTTGGCTGTCATTGCTCTGATCCGCTGGATTTAA